In the genome of Persephonella sp. KM09-Lau-8, one region contains:
- the ftsA gene encoding cell division protein FtsA — MGKQNIVVALDIGTSKITALVGDIDESGDLHIVGHGEVPSKGIEKGVITKPNDVINSIRKAIDMAESISGIKISGVVANVSGYHLECRNDSEKVEFNTPQKMITQMDISQLIEKVSSKLQPQKENLEVIHIIPQKYILDDEDEVIDPVGLVASRIEAKFHIVLDKINAFTNLKKVIEAAGLRVIDFVANPIASSTAVLYPEEKEMGIVVLDIGAGTTDMAVYKEGSIEYIKSLPVGGNQITMDIAHRFKVSKEEAESLKIEYGAAITDVAQEEMIEVYPRGSEEPVHVDHYELIDTIEARLSEIFDLVKTHLEEQGFENRLNGGIVLTGGVANTLYIKELAESIFNTDVRIGKPKDYTGFSDKVAYPEYSTSIGMLQFVKNKALSSMQAPVVSNNSGFDIFALGRSFIEKIKSIF; from the coding sequence ATGGGGAAGCAAAACATTGTGGTAGCCCTTGATATCGGAACATCAAAAATAACAGCCCTTGTAGGGGATATAGACGAATCAGGGGATTTGCACATTGTAGGTCATGGGGAGGTTCCATCAAAAGGTATTGAAAAGGGAGTTATTACAAAACCCAATGATGTTATTAACTCAATAAGAAAAGCAATAGATATGGCTGAAAGTATTTCAGGAATTAAAATCAGTGGTGTGGTTGCAAATGTAAGTGGATATCATCTTGAATGTAGAAATGACAGTGAAAAGGTAGAGTTTAATACTCCTCAAAAGATGATAACCCAGATGGATATTAGTCAGTTAATAGAAAAGGTTTCTTCCAAGCTCCAGCCACAAAAGGAAAATTTAGAAGTAATCCATATAATACCTCAAAAATATATACTTGATGATGAAGATGAAGTCATAGACCCTGTTGGACTGGTTGCATCCAGAATAGAGGCAAAATTCCATATAGTTCTTGACAAGATTAATGCATTTACTAACCTGAAGAAAGTTATAGAAGCCGCAGGCCTTAGAGTTATAGATTTCGTTGCCAATCCAATAGCATCTTCAACGGCAGTTCTTTACCCTGAAGAGAAAGAGATGGGAATTGTAGTGCTGGATATAGGAGCCGGAACCACAGATATGGCTGTTTACAAAGAAGGAAGCATAGAATATATAAAATCCCTTCCTGTAGGTGGAAATCAAATCACAATGGATATCGCCCACAGATTCAAAGTCTCAAAAGAAGAAGCAGAATCTCTTAAAATAGAGTATGGAGCTGCAATAACAGATGTTGCACAGGAAGAAATGATAGAAGTTTATCCAAGAGGTAGCGAAGAGCCTGTTCATGTTGACCATTATGAGCTTATTGATACTATAGAAGCCAGACTTTCTGAGATATTTGACCTTGTAAAAACACACCTTGAAGAACAGGGATTTGAAAACAGACTAAATGGAGGGATAGTTTTAACAGGAGGAGTAGCAAACACACTCTATATAAAAGAACTGGCAGAAAGTATCTTCAATACAGATGTTAGAATTGGTAAACCTAAGGATTATACAGGTTTCAGTGATAAAGTTGCCTATCCAGAATACTCAACTTCCATTGGTATGCTCCAGTTTGTAAAAAATAAGGCGTTATCCTCTATGCAAGCTCCGGTGGTTTCTAACAACTCAGGATTTGATATTTTTGCCCTTGGAAGGTCATTTATAGAAAAAATAAAAAGCATTTTTTAG
- a CDS encoding FtsQ-type POTRA domain-containing protein has translation MSKKAKITLAVFWIILCAAFGVFSPTLPYVKEFFEIKQVNVKGTDKFTKEDIKKIFEKENWFFIDKEKIKKELKKYNFVKEVAINRLFVGNIDLIVLERKPFAIISYKKKQYLIDEDGVRLDPKYYGKKYTKNLPIIVYNDKTIKKEKLQKVDLIKEEFQDLLNIKRFYVYKSQIACKTSDNKIVVFSTKDLEKSIERAKTFIKKVGISEFSYLNFSFESMVVVRR, from the coding sequence ATGAGTAAGAAAGCAAAGATAACACTTGCAGTATTCTGGATAATTTTGTGTGCGGCATTTGGTGTATTTTCTCCTACACTGCCTTATGTAAAAGAATTTTTTGAGATAAAACAGGTAAACGTAAAAGGAACAGACAAATTCACAAAAGAAGATATTAAAAAAATATTTGAGAAAGAAAACTGGTTTTTTATAGACAAAGAAAAAATAAAAAAAGAACTTAAAAAATATAATTTTGTAAAGGAAGTAGCTATTAATAGATTATTTGTCGGTAATATAGACCTTATAGTCCTTGAAAGAAAACCTTTTGCAATTATCTCTTACAAGAAAAAGCAGTATCTAATTGATGAGGATGGTGTCAGATTAGACCCAAAATATTATGGTAAAAAATATACAAAAAATCTTCCTATCATAGTATATAATGATAAAACTATAAAAAAAGAAAAACTGCAAAAAGTGGATTTGATAAAAGAAGAATTTCAGGATTTGCTTAATATAAAAAGATTTTATGTGTATAAAAGCCAGATAGCCTGCAAAACCTCAGATAATAAAATTGTGGTTTTCAGCACAAAAGATCTTGAAAAAAGTATAGAAAGAGCCAAAACATTTATTAAAAAGGTAGGAATTTCTGAATTTTCTTACCTTAATTTTAGTTTTGAATCAATGGTAGTAGTGAGGAGATAA
- a CDS encoding D-alanine--D-alanine ligase: protein MNKLKIALLYGGSSSEREISIKSGQAVEEALKRLSLNYKVFDPVNPPEFTKSLLEYNPDLVFNMLHGKGGEDGAIQGFLETLGFRYTGSPIKASAIAIDKNLTKEIARANGINTPDWVLIEDNSQLKQINLQFPVVVKPDTEGSSIGVFIVNNNEELKEAVKKALELDPKVLIEQYIKGREITVGILNGQVLEPIEIKVEEGFYDFENKYLSEKTQYIISPYMKEETRKRLEEDSLKLYKLLECRGVVRIDYMLDEKEIPYLLEINTIPGMTDHSLVPKAAAAKGIDFDRLVLEIIKGALDE from the coding sequence TTGAATAAGCTGAAAATAGCACTATTATACGGAGGGTCTTCATCAGAAAGAGAAATATCAATAAAAAGTGGGCAGGCAGTTGAAGAAGCACTGAAAAGATTATCTCTAAATTACAAAGTTTTTGACCCTGTCAATCCACCAGAATTTACAAAGTCTTTGCTTGAATACAATCCAGACCTTGTTTTTAATATGCTTCACGGTAAAGGTGGAGAAGATGGAGCAATACAGGGTTTCCTGGAAACCCTTGGTTTTAGATACACAGGCTCACCTATTAAAGCCAGTGCTATAGCCATTGACAAAAACCTGACCAAAGAAATTGCCCGAGCTAACGGAATAAATACACCAGACTGGGTTTTAATAGAGGATAATTCCCAGCTAAAACAGATTAATCTTCAGTTTCCAGTTGTGGTAAAACCAGACACAGAAGGCTCATCAATAGGAGTTTTTATAGTTAATAATAACGAAGAATTGAAAGAAGCAGTTAAAAAAGCATTGGAACTGGATCCAAAGGTATTGATTGAACAATATATAAAAGGCAGAGAAATCACTGTTGGAATTCTTAATGGACAGGTTTTAGAGCCTATCGAAATCAAAGTTGAAGAAGGATTTTATGATTTTGAAAACAAATATTTATCAGAAAAAACCCAGTATATAATCTCACCTTATATGAAAGAGGAAACACGGAAAAGACTGGAAGAAGATTCTCTAAAACTTTATAAACTGCTTGAATGCAGAGGAGTCGTAAGAATAGACTATATGCTTGATGAAAAAGAAATCCCTTATTTACTGGAAATAAACACAATTCCAGGTATGACAGACCATAGCCTTGTTCCAAAAGCAGCAGCTGCAAAAGGAATAGATTTTGACAGGCTTGTTCTGGAAATAATAAAAGGAGCTTTAGATGAGTAA